A window of Streptomyces gilvosporeus contains these coding sequences:
- a CDS encoding ABC-F family ATP-binding cassette domain-containing protein has product MATNLVNLEAVGKVYGTRALLDGVSLGVNEGDRIGVVGRNGDGKTTLIRILAKLEEADNGRVTHSGGLRLGVLTQHDSLDPAATIRHEVIGDLADHEWAGNAKIRDVLTGLFGDLHLPGFDKGLDTVIGPLSGGERRRIALAKLLIAEQDLIVLDEPTNHLDVEGISWLAGHLRARRSALVVVTHDRWFLDQVCTRMWDVQRGAIHEYEGGYSDYVFARAERERIAASEEAKRQNLMRKELAWLRRGAPARTSKPRFRIEAANELIADVPPPRDTAELMKFANSRLGKTVFELENVTVQAGPKELLKHLTWQLGPGDRIGLVGVNGAGKTSLLRALAEAARTGGEAQPAAGKIVVGKTVKLAYLSQEVAELDPSWRVLEAVQKIRERVDLGKGREMTAGQLCEKFGFTKEKQWTPVGDLSGGERRRLQILRLLMDEPNVLFLDEPTNDLDIQTLTQLEDLLDGWPGSLVVISHDRYFIERTTDRVHALLGDATLRMLPRGIDEYLERRRKAVEAAAPAPAPQSAAPKKTAAVNRAAQKELQKIERQLDKIGDKETKLHTQIAEHATDFEKVAGLDAQLRELAGEREELEMRWLELAEDA; this is encoded by the coding sequence ATGGCCACCAACCTCGTCAATCTGGAAGCCGTCGGCAAGGTCTACGGAACCCGTGCCCTGCTCGACGGTGTCTCGCTCGGCGTCAACGAGGGGGACCGGATCGGCGTCGTCGGCCGCAACGGAGACGGCAAGACCACCCTGATCCGGATCCTGGCCAAACTGGAGGAGGCGGACAACGGCCGGGTCACCCACAGCGGCGGCCTGCGCCTCGGCGTCCTCACCCAGCACGACTCCCTCGACCCGGCCGCCACCATCCGGCACGAGGTCATCGGCGATCTGGCCGACCACGAGTGGGCCGGCAACGCCAAGATCCGCGACGTCCTGACCGGCCTCTTCGGCGACCTCCACCTGCCCGGCTTCGACAAGGGCCTGGACACCGTCATCGGCCCCCTCTCCGGCGGCGAGCGCCGCCGCATCGCCCTGGCCAAACTCCTCATCGCCGAACAGGACCTGATCGTCCTGGACGAGCCCACCAACCACCTCGACGTCGAGGGCATTTCGTGGCTGGCCGGCCATCTGCGGGCCCGCCGCAGCGCCCTGGTCGTCGTCACCCACGACCGCTGGTTCCTCGACCAGGTCTGTACGCGGATGTGGGACGTCCAGCGCGGCGCGATCCACGAGTACGAGGGCGGCTACAGCGACTACGTCTTCGCCCGCGCCGAGCGGGAGCGGATCGCGGCCAGCGAAGAGGCCAAGCGGCAGAACCTGATGCGCAAGGAGCTGGCCTGGCTGCGGCGCGGCGCCCCGGCCCGTACCAGCAAGCCCCGCTTCCGCATCGAGGCCGCCAACGAACTGATCGCGGACGTGCCGCCGCCGCGCGACACCGCCGAGCTGATGAAGTTCGCCAACTCCCGCCTCGGCAAAACGGTTTTCGAGCTGGAGAACGTCACCGTCCAGGCCGGGCCGAAGGAACTGCTCAAGCACCTGACCTGGCAGCTCGGCCCCGGCGACCGGATCGGCCTGGTCGGCGTCAACGGCGCCGGCAAGACCTCGCTGCTGCGCGCGCTGGCCGAGGCGGCCCGTACGGGAGGCGAGGCGCAGCCCGCGGCCGGGAAGATCGTCGTCGGCAAGACCGTCAAACTTGCCTACCTCTCCCAGGAGGTCGCCGAGCTGGACCCGTCCTGGCGCGTCCTGGAGGCCGTCCAGAAGATCCGCGAACGCGTCGACCTCGGCAAGGGCCGGGAGATGACCGCCGGCCAGCTCTGCGAGAAGTTCGGCTTCACCAAGGAGAAGCAGTGGACCCCGGTCGGCGACCTCTCCGGCGGTGAGCGCCGCCGCCTCCAGATCCTCCGCCTGCTGATGGACGAGCCCAACGTCCTCTTCCTCGACGAGCCCACCAACGACCTCGACATCCAGACCCTGACCCAGCTGGAGGACCTGCTCGACGGCTGGCCCGGCTCGCTGGTCGTCATCAGTCACGACCGGTACTTCATAGAGCGCACCACCGACCGGGTCCACGCGCTCCTGGGCGACGCCACCCTCCGGATGCTCCCGCGCGGCATCGACGAGTACCTCGAACGCCGCCGCAAGGCCGTCGAGGCCGCCGCACCGGCCCCCGCCCCGCAGTCCGCCGCGCCTAAGAAGACCGCGGCCGTCAACCGCGCGGCACAGAAGGAACTCCAGAAGATCGAACGGCAGCTGGACAAGATCGGCGACAAGGAGACCAAGCTCCACACCCAGATCGCCGAGCACGCCACCGACTTCGAGAAGGTCGCCGGACTCGACGCCCAGCTGCGGGAACTGGCCGGTGAGCGCGAGGAGCTGGAGATGCGCTGGCTGGAGCTGGCCGAGGACGCCTGA
- a CDS encoding 4-(cytidine 5'-diphospho)-2-C-methyl-D-erythritol kinase, with product MRASGTSGAAVTVRVPAKVNVQLAVGAARPDGFHDLANVFLAVGLYDEITVTPSDALRITAEGHDADQIPLDAANLAARAAELLAARHDIAPHVHVHINKDIPVAGGMAGGSADAAGALLACDTLWSTGATREELLEICAELGSDVPFSLVGGAALGRGRGEQLTPLPVGGAFHWVFAIAEGGLSTPSVYHEFDRLTEGTAVPEPEADPALLAALEAGDATALAGTLANDLQPAALSLRPDLRATLAAGTDAGALAALVSGSGPTTAFLVKDHQAAQEVAAALTASGTCRSVRLADSPAPGATLA from the coding sequence ATGAGGGCAAGCGGGACGAGCGGTGCGGCGGTCACCGTACGGGTACCGGCCAAGGTCAATGTGCAGCTGGCGGTCGGCGCGGCCCGGCCCGACGGCTTCCACGACCTGGCGAACGTCTTCCTCGCGGTCGGCCTCTACGACGAGATCACCGTCACCCCCTCCGACGCCCTGCGGATCACCGCCGAGGGCCATGACGCCGACCAGATCCCGCTGGACGCGGCGAACCTGGCGGCCCGCGCCGCCGAGCTGCTCGCGGCCCGCCACGACATCGCACCGCACGTCCACGTCCACATCAACAAGGACATCCCCGTCGCGGGCGGTATGGCGGGCGGCAGCGCGGACGCCGCCGGCGCCCTGCTCGCCTGCGACACCCTCTGGTCGACGGGCGCCACCCGCGAGGAACTCCTGGAGATCTGCGCGGAGTTGGGCAGCGATGTGCCGTTCAGTCTGGTCGGCGGCGCGGCGCTGGGCCGCGGCCGCGGTGAGCAGCTGACCCCGCTGCCGGTCGGCGGCGCCTTCCACTGGGTCTTCGCCATCGCCGAGGGCGGACTGTCCACCCCGTCCGTCTACCACGAGTTCGACCGGCTGACCGAGGGCACCGCCGTCCCCGAGCCGGAGGCCGACCCGGCCCTGCTGGCCGCCCTGGAGGCCGGCGACGCCACCGCCCTCGCCGGCACCCTGGCCAACGACCTCCAGCCGGCCGCGCTGTCCCTGCGGCCCGACCTGCGCGCCACCCTCGCCGCCGGTACGGACGCGGGCGCCCTGGCCGCCCTGGTCTCCGGTTCCGGCCCGACCACCGCCTTCCTGGTCAAGGACCACCAGGCGGCGCAGGAGGTCGCGGCGGCCCTGACGGCGTCGGGCACCTGCCGGTCCGTACGCCTCGCGGACTCCCCGGCGCCGGGGGCCACCCTCGCCTGA
- the rsmA gene encoding 16S rRNA (adenine(1518)-N(6)/adenine(1519)-N(6))-dimethyltransferase RsmA — MSNSSSSDDSGPLLGPADVRELAAALGVRPTKQRGQNFVIDANTVRRIVRTAEVRPDDVVVEVGPGLGSLTLALLEAADRVTAVEIDEVLAAALPATVAARLPERADRFALVHRDAMHVTELPGPAPTALVANLPYNVAVPVLLHMLATFPTIDRTLVMVQAEVADRLAARPGNKVYGVPSVKANWYAEVKRAGAIGRNVFWPAPNVDSGLVSLVRREKPLETTASRDEVFAVVDAAFAQRRKTLRAALSGWAGSAAAAEAALVAAGISPQARGEALTVEEFARIAENKRQGDGG; from the coding sequence GTGAGCAACAGCAGCAGTAGCGACGATTCCGGCCCCCTCCTCGGGCCCGCCGATGTCCGGGAGCTGGCCGCCGCGCTGGGCGTACGGCCCACCAAGCAGCGCGGCCAGAACTTCGTCATCGACGCCAACACCGTCCGCCGGATCGTGCGCACCGCCGAGGTGCGCCCCGACGACGTGGTGGTCGAGGTCGGGCCCGGGCTGGGGTCGCTGACCCTGGCGCTGCTGGAGGCCGCCGACCGGGTCACCGCCGTCGAGATCGACGAGGTGCTGGCCGCCGCGCTGCCCGCCACCGTCGCCGCCCGGCTGCCCGAGCGCGCCGACCGCTTCGCGCTGGTGCACCGCGACGCCATGCACGTCACCGAGCTGCCCGGCCCCGCGCCCACCGCGCTGGTCGCCAACCTCCCCTACAACGTCGCGGTCCCCGTCCTGCTGCACATGCTCGCGACCTTCCCCACCATCGACCGCACCCTGGTCATGGTCCAGGCCGAGGTCGCCGACCGGCTCGCCGCCCGCCCCGGCAACAAGGTCTACGGCGTGCCGTCGGTCAAGGCCAACTGGTACGCCGAGGTCAAGCGGGCCGGCGCGATCGGCCGCAACGTCTTCTGGCCCGCGCCGAACGTCGACTCCGGGCTGGTCTCCCTCGTACGGCGGGAGAAGCCGCTGGAGACGACGGCGAGCCGGGACGAGGTCTTCGCGGTGGTCGACGCCGCCTTCGCCCAGCGGCGCAAGACGCTGCGGGCGGCGCTGTCGGGGTGGGCCGGTTCGGCCGCCGCGGCGGAAGCCGCGCTGGTGGCGGCCGGGATTTCCCCGCAGGCGCGGGGCGAGGCGCTTACTGTCGAGGAATTCGCGCGGATTGCGGAGAACAAGCGACAGGGAGACGGCGGATGA
- a CDS encoding resuscitation-promoting factor, which yields MSPSPSSHRAAHGRRRRASRRSETLRRLVPRALVVAFLAGGTTAFIAHDKAVRLTVDGKPRTLHTFAHGVEDLLAEEELPVGPHDIVAPAPGDVLHSGDEVVVRHRRPVVLTLDGQQQRVWTSAETVDGALHQLGVRAEGAYLSSSRSRRIERHGLELAVRTERSVAFLADGREHRLRTNAATVREALAQAGLALHGEDTTSVPPDSFPREGQSISVLRITGRKEVREEPIPFRTVTRHDPTLARGTESVVQQGRPGVRRVTYRLRTVNGVRQKPRRTAAEVVRRPRPQIVHLGTRPLPDTVAGAENLAWDDLARCEAGGRPDAVDASGNYGGLYQFDVGTWHALGGSGRPQDAPADEQTYRAKKLYLTRGASPWPVCGHRLHG from the coding sequence GTGAGTCCTTCACCCAGCAGCCACCGGGCCGCACACGGCCGTCGCAGGCGCGCCTCCCGGCGCTCCGAAACCCTGCGGCGACTGGTGCCCCGCGCCCTGGTCGTGGCCTTCCTCGCCGGCGGCACCACCGCCTTCATCGCCCACGACAAGGCCGTCCGCCTCACCGTCGACGGCAAACCCCGCACCCTGCACACCTTCGCCCACGGCGTCGAGGACCTGCTCGCCGAGGAGGAGCTGCCCGTCGGCCCGCACGACATCGTCGCCCCCGCCCCCGGTGACGTCCTCCACAGCGGCGACGAGGTCGTCGTCCGGCACCGCCGCCCCGTCGTCCTCACCCTCGACGGACAGCAGCAGCGGGTGTGGACCAGCGCCGAGACCGTCGACGGCGCACTGCACCAGCTCGGCGTACGGGCCGAGGGCGCCTACCTCTCCAGCTCCCGCTCCCGCCGCATCGAGCGGCACGGCCTGGAACTGGCCGTGCGCACCGAACGCTCCGTGGCCTTCCTCGCCGACGGCCGCGAGCACCGCCTGCGCACCAACGCCGCCACCGTCCGCGAGGCGCTGGCGCAGGCCGGGCTCGCCCTGCACGGCGAGGACACCACCTCGGTGCCGCCGGACAGCTTCCCGCGCGAGGGGCAGAGCATCTCGGTGCTGCGGATCACCGGCCGCAAGGAGGTCCGCGAGGAGCCGATCCCGTTCCGTACGGTCACCCGGCACGACCCCACGCTGGCCCGCGGCACCGAATCCGTGGTCCAGCAGGGGCGGCCCGGCGTGCGGCGGGTCACCTACCGGCTGCGCACCGTCAACGGCGTCCGGCAGAAGCCGCGGCGGACGGCCGCCGAGGTGGTGCGCCGGCCCCGCCCGCAGATCGTGCACCTCGGCACCCGGCCGCTGCCGGACACCGTCGCCGGCGCCGAGAACCTGGCCTGGGACGATCTGGCACGGTGCGAGGCGGGCGGGCGGCCGGACGCGGTCGATGCGTCGGGGAACTACGGCGGGCTCTACCAGTTCGACGTGGGCACCTGGCACGCCCTTGGCGGCAGCGGCCGCCCGCAGGACGCCCCCGCCGACGAGCAGACCTACCGGGCGAAGAAGCTGTATCTGACGCGGGGCGCGAGCCCCTGGCCGGTCTGCGGGCACCGGCTGCACGGGTGA
- a CDS encoding TatD family hydrolase, which yields MAPQDDKTTPPPLPAPLRVPVADSHTHLDMQETTVEEALSKAASVGVTTVVQVGCDLAGSRWAADTAAAHESVHAAVALHPNEAPRIVLGDPDGWSRQGAREPGGETALDAALAEIDALAARPEVRGVGETGLDYFRTGPEGMAAQQRSFRAHIEIAKRHGKALVIHDREAHDDVLRILREEGAPERVVFHCYSGDAAMAKICAEAGYFMSFAGNITFKNAQPLRDALAVAPPELVLVETDAPFLTPAPYRGRANAPYLIPLTLRAMAEVKGMTEDALASAVAANTARAFAY from the coding sequence ATGGCACCGCAGGACGACAAGACCACCCCGCCGCCGCTGCCCGCCCCGCTGCGGGTCCCGGTCGCGGATTCGCACACCCACCTCGACATGCAGGAGACCACCGTCGAGGAGGCGCTTTCCAAGGCCGCCTCGGTCGGGGTGACCACGGTCGTCCAGGTGGGCTGCGATCTGGCCGGTTCGCGGTGGGCCGCCGACACCGCCGCCGCCCACGAGAGCGTGCACGCGGCCGTCGCGCTGCATCCCAACGAGGCACCGCGGATCGTGCTGGGCGATCCCGACGGCTGGTCGCGGCAGGGCGCGCGGGAGCCCGGCGGGGAGACCGCCCTGGACGCGGCGCTCGCGGAGATCGACGCGCTGGCCGCCCGCCCCGAGGTCCGCGGCGTCGGCGAGACCGGCCTGGACTACTTCCGCACCGGCCCCGAGGGCATGGCCGCCCAGCAGCGGTCCTTCCGCGCCCATATCGAGATCGCCAAACGGCACGGCAAGGCCCTGGTGATCCACGACCGCGAGGCCCATGACGACGTCCTGCGGATCCTGCGGGAGGAGGGCGCGCCCGAGCGGGTGGTCTTCCACTGCTATTCCGGCGACGCCGCGATGGCAAAGATCTGCGCCGAGGCCGGCTACTTCATGTCCTTCGCCGGCAACATCACCTTCAAGAACGCCCAGCCGCTGCGCGACGCCCTCGCCGTCGCCCCGCCCGAACTGGTGCTCGTCGAGACCGACGCCCCCTTCCTCACCCCCGCGCCGTACCGCGGACGAGCGAACGCGCCGTATCTCATTCCGCTGACCCTGCGCGCGATGGCCGAGGTCAAGGGGATGACCGAGGACGCGCTGGCCTCGGCCGTCGCGGCGAACACGGCGCGCGCCTTCGCCTACTGA
- the rsmI gene encoding 16S rRNA (cytidine(1402)-2'-O)-methyltransferase, with product MTGTLVLAGTPIGEIADAPPRLAAELAAADVIAAEDTRRLRRLTQALEVQPAGRIVSYFEGNEAARTPELADALAGGARVLLVTDAGMPSVSDPGYRLVAAAVERGVKVTAVPGPSAVLTALAVSGLPVDRFCFEGFPPRKAGERLSRLREVAGERRTLVYFEAPHRLDDTLAAMAEVFGAERRAAVCRELTKTYEEVKRGPLGELAQWAAEGVRGEITIVVEGAPEAGPQELGPEELVRRVRVREEAGERRKEAIAAVAAELGLPKRQVFDAVVAAKNAARPEPTHGQVNG from the coding sequence GTGACTGGAACGCTGGTACTTGCAGGGACGCCCATCGGTGAGATCGCGGACGCGCCGCCGCGGCTGGCCGCCGAGCTGGCCGCCGCCGATGTGATCGCCGCCGAGGACACCCGGCGGCTGCGCCGGCTGACCCAGGCGCTGGAGGTCCAGCCGGCCGGGCGGATCGTGTCGTACTTCGAGGGCAACGAGGCGGCGCGCACTCCGGAGCTGGCCGACGCGCTGGCCGGCGGGGCGCGGGTGCTGCTGGTCACGGACGCCGGGATGCCGTCGGTGTCCGACCCCGGCTACCGGCTGGTGGCGGCGGCCGTGGAGCGCGGGGTGAAGGTCACCGCCGTACCGGGCCCGTCCGCGGTGCTCACCGCGCTGGCGGTGTCCGGTCTGCCGGTGGACCGCTTCTGCTTCGAGGGCTTTCCGCCCCGCAAGGCTGGCGAGCGGCTCTCGCGGCTGCGCGAGGTGGCCGGCGAGCGCCGCACCCTGGTCTATTTCGAGGCGCCGCACCGGCTGGACGACACCCTGGCCGCGATGGCCGAGGTCTTCGGCGCGGAGCGGCGGGCAGCGGTGTGCCGCGAGCTGACCAAAACCTATGAGGAGGTCAAGCGGGGGCCGCTGGGGGAGCTGGCGCAGTGGGCCGCGGAGGGCGTACGGGGCGAGATCACCATCGTGGTCGAGGGCGCTCCGGAGGCCGGTCCGCAGGAGCTGGGCCCCGAGGAGCTGGTGCGCAGGGTGCGGGTGCGCGAGGAGGCGGGGGAGCGGCGCAAGGAGGCCATTGCGGCGGTTGCGGCGGAGCTGGGGCTGCCCAAGCGACAGGTTTTCGACGCGGTGGTCGCGGCCAAAAACGCCGCTCGCCCAGAACCGACCCACGGGCAGGTAAATGGCTAG